A section of the Halobacterium hubeiense genome encodes:
- a CDS encoding permease produces MQATIIDGVLESLRIGVGFLWTAAWAIIMGLTITSLVQVYVSKERMAQVLGEGDLTGLTKATVFGAASSGCSFGAVAIGKGLFKKGAHAVNFLAFMFASTNLIVELGLMILILLGWEFLVAELLGGLILIAVMAAIVHLTLPENLFNEVREKLNERDRQAGVTEDPTCGMEGKDEYTLTTDGGETLKFCSEGCMETYRQETSSSGGWRDELLSWGGWYKVGNQYRKEWSMIWKDIVAGFLISGFVIVFVPQWVWNTLFIQGDGLLVTAENAVMGVIIAVLSFVGSMGNVPFAVALWGGGVSFAGIIAFVYADLITVPVLNVYRKYYGWKVMLYILGVFFVTMAFTGFLMELLFDALGIVPDLAGGETATEQTYFELNYTFYLNIIAFALSGFLLYVYRRGLGAPGQYRDPVCGMRTDDEGPSASHDGTTYYFCSKKCKRTFEEEPTEFTALVNRQKAFDFTV; encoded by the coding sequence ATGCAGGCGACGATAATCGACGGAGTTCTTGAATCCCTTCGTATCGGTGTCGGATTTCTCTGGACGGCGGCGTGGGCGATCATCATGGGCCTCACGATTACGAGTCTCGTCCAGGTCTACGTCTCGAAGGAGCGGATGGCACAGGTGCTGGGTGAGGGCGATCTAACTGGACTTACCAAGGCGACTGTGTTCGGAGCAGCAAGCAGTGGCTGTAGTTTCGGCGCCGTCGCCATCGGGAAGGGCCTGTTCAAGAAGGGGGCGCACGCGGTGAACTTCCTCGCGTTCATGTTCGCGTCGACGAACCTCATCGTCGAACTAGGGCTGATGATTCTCATCCTGCTTGGCTGGGAGTTCCTCGTCGCGGAACTGCTCGGCGGCCTGATTCTCATCGCCGTCATGGCCGCCATCGTCCACCTCACGCTTCCCGAAAACCTGTTTAACGAAGTCCGCGAGAAGCTCAACGAGCGCGACCGCCAGGCGGGCGTCACGGAAGATCCCACCTGCGGGATGGAGGGGAAAGACGAGTACACGCTCACGACCGACGGCGGTGAGACGCTCAAATTCTGCTCGGAGGGCTGTATGGAGACCTATCGCCAGGAGACGTCGAGTAGCGGCGGGTGGCGTGACGAGTTGCTGTCGTGGGGTGGCTGGTACAAGGTCGGGAATCAGTACCGCAAGGAGTGGTCGATGATCTGGAAAGACATCGTCGCCGGCTTCCTTATTTCTGGGTTCGTCATCGTCTTCGTCCCGCAGTGGGTGTGGAACACGCTGTTCATTCAGGGCGACGGCCTGCTCGTGACTGCCGAGAACGCCGTCATGGGCGTCATCATCGCCGTCCTCAGTTTCGTCGGCAGTATGGGCAACGTCCCGTTCGCCGTCGCGCTCTGGGGTGGTGGCGTCAGCTTCGCCGGGATCATCGCGTTCGTCTACGCCGACCTCATCACCGTGCCCGTCCTGAACGTCTACCGGAAGTACTACGGCTGGAAGGTGATGCTGTACATCCTCGGCGTCTTCTTCGTCACGATGGCGTTCACCGGCTTCCTCATGGAGCTGCTGTTCGACGCGCTGGGTATCGTTCCAGATCTGGCGGGCGGCGAGACGGCGACTGAACAGACGTACTTCGAGCTCAACTACACGTTCTACCTCAATATTATCGCCTTTGCGCTCTCCGGGTTCCTTCTGTATGTCTACCGGCGGGGACTCGGCGCACCAGGTCAGTATCGAGATCCGGTGTGCGGGATGCGAACCGACGATGAGGGCCCGAGTGCGTCCCACGATGGGACGACGTACTATTTTTGCTCAAAGAAATGCAAGCGTACGTTCGAAGAAGAACCAACGGAATTTACGGCTCTGGTGAATCGCCAGAAGGCGTTTGATTTCACGGTGTGA